The genomic stretch AGAGGTGAAAAAAAATATCACCTTTGCCAATCATAATTTAGTGACAGATAATGTTTTTGGCGAGATGCATCTGATTCTTTGCCGTAACGTTCTTATCTATTTTAACAAAATATTGCAGAGGCGGGTGCTGAATATTTTTCGGGACAGTCTGGTGTTTGACGGTTTTTTCTGTCTCGGCAGCAAGGAGAGCCTTAGATTTTCAGGTTTGGAAAAGGAAATGAAGGTTGTCAATGAGCGGGCTCGGATTTATCAAAAAAAGACCTTGTAAAGGCTGATTTTTGGGCTGGTCAACGTTTTTTTCTCCCCCAGAGCGGGTCATCACCAAAGCGATTCATCCACCAGTCTTCAGGGTCATAGAGCGTCTCTTTATCTGGCTTCAGAGGGAAGCGGTACTGTTTGATATAGCGCATGAGCAGTTCGTAGGAGTCGGTCAGGCGGCACATAATTTCGGCGTACCTTTTTTTATCCACCTCTTGGGCTCTGTCTGG from Candidatus Electrothrix communis encodes the following:
- a CDS encoding DnaJ domain-containing protein, with translation MNKKDWQAVEQARELFNLGDQATAEEMKQAYRRMCKKYHPDRAQEVDKKRYAEIMCRLTDSYELLMRYIKQYRFPLKPDKETLYDPEDWWMNRFGDDPLWGRKKR